The following coding sequences lie in one Mycobacterium sp. Z3061 genomic window:
- a CDS encoding class I SAM-dependent methyltransferase — translation MERVHVDLNGPPQTMLATLYAKALDADAPKSILRDEYAKAAVQHIDYDWAATTITKRRAPSVAVRSAHFDNWAREFLAAHPEATVLHVGCGLDARVFRLDPGPGVRWYDIDYPEVISLRERVYPARENCRTVAASVTDPQWLADLPADRPTLFLGEGLTMYLTKDAGLALLRWVVDRFPSGELQFDAFNTFGIRTQVINSVVRRSGSTLYWGIDRPSDILDEVPGTRLVAWESVFDSETFALVPPVVRWMGRVMARVPALRNMAQYHRYAF, via the coding sequence ATGGAACGTGTTCACGTTGACCTCAACGGGCCACCTCAGACCATGCTCGCGACGCTGTACGCCAAGGCACTCGACGCTGACGCGCCCAAGTCGATCCTGCGCGACGAGTACGCCAAGGCCGCGGTGCAGCACATCGATTACGACTGGGCCGCAACGACTATCACCAAGCGGCGGGCACCGTCGGTGGCGGTCCGCAGTGCGCATTTCGACAACTGGGCCCGGGAGTTCCTGGCCGCACACCCCGAGGCGACCGTGTTGCATGTCGGGTGTGGCCTGGACGCCCGGGTGTTCCGGCTCGACCCTGGGCCCGGGGTGCGCTGGTATGACATCGACTACCCGGAGGTGATCTCGCTACGCGAGCGGGTGTACCCCGCGCGCGAGAACTGCCGCACCGTCGCGGCTTCGGTGACCGACCCGCAGTGGCTGGCCGACCTACCGGCCGACCGTCCCACCCTGTTCCTCGGCGAGGGGCTGACGATGTACCTGACCAAGGACGCCGGTCTGGCGTTGCTGCGCTGGGTGGTCGACCGATTCCCCTCCGGTGAACTGCAATTCGACGCCTTCAATACATTCGGCATCCGCACCCAGGTGATCAACTCCGTCGTTCGCCGCTCGGGATCGACCTTGTACTGGGGGATCGACCGGCCGTCCGACATCCTCGACGAGGTGCCTGGCACGCGGCTGGTGGCCTGGGAATCGGTGTTCGACAGCGAGACGTTCGCACTCGTACCCCCCGTCGTGCGGTGGATGGGCCGGGTGATGGCGCGGGTGCCGGCGCTGCGGAACATGGCGCAGTACCACCGCTACGCCTTCTGA
- a CDS encoding NAD-dependent epimerase/dehydratase family protein, whose translation MSGRPKLVIGANGFLGSHVTRLLVEDGHDVRAMVRPTANTRAIDDLPVTRFHGDIFDTATVREAMDGCDDVYYCVVDTRAWLRDPAPLFRTNVEGLRNVLDVAKDLELHRFVFTSTYASVDRRHGHVATEADRIGDRKVTPYVQSRVQAEDLVMRYVADFGLPAVAMCVSTTYGSGDWGRTPHGAFIAGAVFGKLPFLMSGIQLEVVGVDDAARAMILAAERGRNGERYLISERMIPLTDVVRIAADEAGVAPPRRSIPVPVLYALGALGSLRARLTGKDAELSLDSVRMMRAEAPVDHSKAVRELGWKPRPVEESIREAARFWAGMRKAAKKAVAPE comes from the coding sequence GTGAGCGGGCGGCCGAAACTGGTGATCGGCGCCAACGGGTTCCTCGGTTCGCACGTCACCCGGCTGCTGGTCGAGGACGGTCACGACGTCCGCGCGATGGTGCGGCCCACCGCGAACACCCGCGCCATCGACGACCTGCCGGTCACCCGCTTTCACGGCGATATCTTCGACACCGCCACCGTGCGCGAAGCGATGGATGGTTGCGACGACGTTTATTACTGCGTCGTGGACACCCGCGCCTGGCTGCGTGACCCGGCGCCCCTGTTCCGCACCAACGTCGAGGGCTTGCGCAACGTCCTTGACGTAGCGAAAGACCTTGAGTTGCACCGCTTCGTGTTCACGAGCACCTACGCATCGGTGGATCGCCGGCACGGGCACGTCGCCACCGAAGCCGACCGGATCGGCGACCGTAAGGTCACCCCCTACGTCCAGTCCCGGGTGCAGGCCGAGGACCTGGTGATGCGCTACGTCGCCGACTTCGGTTTGCCGGCGGTCGCGATGTGCGTCTCCACCACCTATGGCAGCGGTGACTGGGGCCGCACCCCGCACGGCGCGTTCATCGCCGGCGCAGTCTTCGGCAAGTTGCCGTTCCTGATGAGCGGTATCCAGCTGGAGGTGGTGGGCGTCGACGATGCCGCCCGTGCCATGATCCTGGCCGCCGAGCGCGGCCGTAACGGGGAGAGGTACCTGATCTCCGAGCGCATGATCCCGTTGACCGACGTGGTGCGGATCGCGGCCGACGAGGCCGGGGTCGCACCGCCACGGCGGTCGATCCCGGTGCCCGTGCTCTATGCGCTGGGCGCCCTGGGCAGCCTGCGGGCCCGGCTCACCGGCAAGGACGCCGAACTCAGCCTGGACTCGGTGCGGATGATGCGCGCCGAAGCCCCGGTCGACCACAGCAAGGCGGTCCGCGAGCTGGGCTGGAAACCGCGGCCGGTGGAGGAGTCGATCCGCGAGGCGGCCCGCTTCTGGGCCGGCATGCGAAAGGCTGCGAAGAAGGCTGTCGCACCCGAATAG
- the msrA gene encoding peptide-methionine (S)-S-oxide reductase MsrA has protein sequence MTSTQKAILAGGCFWGMQDLIRRQPGVISTRVGYSGGDVPNATYRNHGTHAEAVEIVFDPSATDFRTLLEFFFQIHDPTTKNRQGNDRGMSYRSAIFYVDDEQKRVALDTIADVEASGLWPGKVVTEVSPAGDFWEAEPEHQDYLLRYPNGYTCHYVRPGWKLPRRASATQ, from the coding sequence ATGACGAGCACACAGAAAGCCATCCTCGCCGGTGGCTGCTTCTGGGGAATGCAGGACCTGATCCGGCGGCAGCCGGGAGTGATCAGCACGCGGGTCGGTTACAGCGGCGGTGACGTACCCAACGCCACCTACCGCAACCACGGCACACATGCCGAGGCCGTCGAGATCGTGTTCGACCCGTCGGCCACCGACTTCCGCACCCTGCTGGAGTTCTTCTTCCAGATCCACGACCCGACCACGAAGAACCGCCAAGGCAACGACCGCGGCATGAGTTATCGCTCGGCCATCTTCTACGTCGACGACGAGCAGAAGCGGGTGGCGCTGGACACCATCGCCGACGTCGAGGCGTCCGGCCTGTGGCCCGGCAAGGTGGTTACCGAGGTCAGCCCGGCGGGCGATTTCTGGGAGGCCGAGCCCGAGCACCAGGACTACCTGCTGCGCTACCCGAACGGGTACACCTGCCACTACGTGCGGCCGGGCTGGAAGCTGCCGCGACGGGCCTCCGCTACTCAGTAG
- a CDS encoding nuclear transport factor 2 family protein, translating to MTPFDDPQAELAWMFLQSMCEGGDLDEGFQLLSDDFTYWTIITREEWNKETMRRVVERRKQVFEINIDLRRCVNEGETVVVEGQVYGATADGTEYDSPFVCIFDTRDGMIVSLREYTDTQALARVFP from the coding sequence ATGACGCCTTTCGACGACCCGCAGGCCGAACTGGCGTGGATGTTCCTGCAGAGCATGTGCGAGGGCGGGGACCTCGACGAAGGCTTCCAGCTGCTCAGCGACGACTTCACCTACTGGACCATCATCACGCGCGAAGAGTGGAACAAGGAGACCATGCGCCGCGTGGTCGAACGGCGCAAGCAGGTCTTCGAGATCAACATCGACCTGCGCCGGTGTGTCAACGAGGGCGAAACCGTGGTGGTCGAGGGCCAGGTCTACGGCGCCACCGCCGACGGCACCGAGTACGACAGCCCGTTCGTCTGCATCTTCGACACCCGGGACGGCATGATCGTGTCGCTTCGCGAGTACACCGACACCCAGGCGCTGGCCCGGGTGTTTCCCTGA
- a CDS encoding DUF427 domain-containing protein, giving the protein MSHPEIKEPNAGHPITIEPTQGRVQVHVNGELVADSTAALGLQEASLPLVQYIPLTDVVQERLTRTDTSSYCPFKGEASYYSVTTSAGDTVKDVIWTYEQPYPAVAAIAGHVAFYPNKAEITVG; this is encoded by the coding sequence ATGAGCCATCCGGAAATCAAGGAACCCAACGCGGGTCACCCGATCACGATCGAGCCGACGCAGGGGCGGGTCCAGGTCCATGTCAACGGCGAGCTGGTCGCGGACAGCACCGCGGCCCTGGGTCTGCAGGAGGCCAGTTTGCCTCTGGTGCAGTACATTCCACTGACCGACGTGGTGCAAGAGCGGCTCACGCGGACCGACACCAGTAGCTACTGCCCGTTCAAGGGCGAGGCCAGCTACTACAGCGTGACGACCTCGGCCGGTGACACCGTCAAAGACGTCATCTGGACCTACGAGCAGCCCTACCCCGCGGTCGCCGCGATCGCCGGGCACGTCGCGTTCTATCCGAACAAAGCCGAGATCACGGTCGGTTAA
- a CDS encoding DNA-3-methyladenine glycosylase family protein — MEVETVRDVTFAGAGGFGHTLAPLRRGRGDPCFRAGGDGTIWRTSLLPSGPVTARISRVGRDTARCQAWGAGAAEFAELFPAMIGADDDASGFQPQEPTVAAAHRKVPHLRLGRTGQVLEALIPAVIEQRVPGADAFRSWRVLVRKYGTPAPGPAPEGMRVLPSADAWRYIPSWEFHRANVDPGRAQTVVVCARRASSLERLVSLPPAQAREALMSLPGVGVWTAAETAQRAFGDADALSVGDYHVSKMIGWTLIGRPVDDAGMLELLEPMRPHRHRVVRVLEASGLAYEPRRGPRLPVQQIHPL, encoded by the coding sequence ATCGAGGTGGAGACCGTCCGAGACGTCACGTTTGCCGGAGCCGGGGGCTTCGGGCATACGCTGGCGCCGTTACGGCGGGGCCGCGGCGACCCCTGCTTCCGGGCGGGTGGCGACGGCACCATCTGGCGGACCAGCCTGTTGCCCAGCGGGCCGGTCACCGCGCGGATCAGTCGCGTCGGTCGCGACACCGCCCGCTGCCAGGCCTGGGGAGCCGGGGCGGCGGAGTTCGCGGAGTTGTTTCCGGCGATGATCGGAGCCGATGACGATGCGTCGGGTTTCCAGCCGCAGGAGCCCACCGTGGCCGCGGCGCACCGCAAGGTGCCGCACCTACGGCTGGGTCGCACCGGGCAGGTGCTGGAAGCGCTGATCCCGGCGGTGATCGAGCAGCGGGTGCCGGGCGCCGACGCATTTCGATCGTGGCGGGTGCTGGTGAGAAAGTACGGCACACCGGCGCCCGGTCCAGCGCCGGAGGGCATGCGGGTGCTGCCGTCGGCGGACGCGTGGCGGTACATCCCGTCGTGGGAGTTTCACCGCGCCAACGTCGACCCCGGACGCGCGCAGACGGTGGTGGTGTGTGCCCGGCGGGCGTCGTCGCTGGAACGGCTGGTATCGCTGCCGCCGGCTCAGGCGCGGGAGGCGCTGATGTCGCTGCCCGGAGTGGGGGTATGGACCGCCGCCGAGACCGCGCAGCGCGCGTTCGGTGACGCCGACGCCCTGTCGGTGGGTGATTACCACGTGTCGAAGATGATCGGCTGGACGTTGATCGGCCGTCCGGTCGACGACGCCGGCATGCTCGAACTGCTGGAACCCATGCGTCCGCACCGGCACCGGGTGGTCCGGGTGCTCGAAGCCAGCGGACTGGCCTACGAGCCGCGGCGCGGCCCCCGCCTTCCGGTGCAGCAGATCCACCCGCTCTAA
- a CDS encoding cytochrome P450: MSQAIDAPAVPEVKLPPSTHIPKLFQGLIFAFSRKGMMRRLTARYGSAVTMHIPMYGHMVMVSDPQLAKQVFTTSPDELGNIQPNLSRMFGSGSVFGLEGDDHRRRRRLLAPPFHGKSMKNYETIIEEETLRESAGWPEGQSFATLPSMMHITLNAILRAVFGAEGAELDELRRIIPPWVTLGSRLAAVPKPKRDYGRLSPWGRLSEFRRQYDLVIDKLIDRERSDPNFADRNDVLALMLRSTYDDGSVMSRKDIGDELLALLAAGHETTASTLAWAFERITRHPTLLADLVEEADNGGSELRQATILEVQRARTVIDLAGRHVYPQTYRLGEWVIPRGYSIIVNIGRIHDNPDVFPHPERFDPQRYIGGKPSAFAWIPFGGGTRRCVGAAFANMEMDVVLRTVLRQFVVEPTTAPDERWHGRGVAFVPKDGGRIVVRRRTTQGPTE, from the coding sequence GTGAGCCAAGCCATCGACGCGCCCGCCGTGCCCGAAGTCAAGCTGCCGCCGTCCACCCACATCCCAAAGCTGTTCCAGGGCCTCATCTTCGCGTTCTCCCGCAAGGGAATGATGCGACGCCTGACCGCCCGATACGGCTCCGCGGTCACCATGCACATCCCCATGTACGGCCACATGGTGATGGTGTCGGATCCGCAGCTGGCCAAGCAGGTGTTCACCACCAGCCCGGACGAGCTGGGCAACATACAGCCCAATCTGAGCCGGATGTTCGGATCCGGGTCGGTGTTCGGGCTGGAAGGTGACGACCATCGCCGCCGGCGCCGGTTGCTGGCGCCGCCGTTCCACGGCAAGAGCATGAAGAACTACGAGACGATCATCGAGGAGGAGACCCTGCGCGAGAGTGCCGGGTGGCCCGAGGGGCAGTCGTTCGCGACGTTGCCGTCGATGATGCACATCACGCTGAATGCCATCCTGCGTGCGGTGTTCGGCGCCGAGGGTGCCGAACTCGACGAGCTGCGCCGGATCATTCCGCCGTGGGTCACGCTGGGCTCCCGTCTGGCGGCGGTGCCCAAACCCAAGCGGGATTACGGCCGGTTGAGCCCGTGGGGCAGGCTGTCCGAATTCCGGCGCCAGTACGACCTGGTCATCGACAAGCTGATCGACCGCGAGCGGTCGGACCCGAACTTCGCCGACCGCAACGACGTCCTCGCGTTGATGCTGCGCAGCACGTACGACGATGGTTCGGTCATGTCGCGCAAGGACATTGGCGATGAACTGCTCGCGCTGCTGGCAGCCGGACACGAAACCACCGCCTCTACGCTGGCCTGGGCCTTCGAGCGGATCACCCGCCACCCCACGCTGCTGGCCGACCTGGTCGAAGAGGCCGATAACGGCGGCAGCGAGCTTCGGCAGGCGACGATTCTGGAAGTTCAGCGCGCCCGTACCGTCATCGACCTCGCCGGACGGCACGTATACCCGCAGACCTACCGACTCGGCGAGTGGGTGATACCCCGCGGGTATTCGATCATCGTCAACATCGGCCGGATACACGACAACCCGGACGTGTTCCCGCATCCCGAGCGCTTCGACCCGCAGCGCTATATCGGCGGCAAGCCGTCGGCCTTCGCGTGGATACCGTTCGGCGGCGGCACCCGCCGTTGCGTGGGAGCCGCGTTCGCCAACATGGAGATGGACGTGGTGCTGCGAACGGTGTTGCGTCAGTTCGTCGTTGAGCCCACCACTGCCCCGGACGAGCGGTGGCACGGCCGGGGCGTGGCGTTCGTTCCCAAAGACGGCGGCCGGATTGTGGTGCGGCGCCGCACAACTCAAGGGCCTACTGAGTAG
- the dps gene encoding DNA starvation/stationary phase protection protein Dps — translation MTQFTIPGLTDKQGARLAEILQRQLSTYNDLHLTLKHIHWNVVGPNFIGVHEMIDPQVEAVRGYADDVAERIAALGASPKGTPNAIINDRDWDDYSVGRDTVQAHLAALDLVYTGVIEDIRKAIDETDELDQVTQDLLIGQAGQLEKFQWFVRAHLESAGGKLAHEGASSEKSAADAARG, via the coding sequence ATGACGCAGTTCACAATTCCGGGACTCACCGACAAGCAGGGTGCCCGGCTTGCCGAGATCCTGCAGCGGCAGCTGAGCACGTACAACGACCTGCACTTGACGTTGAAGCACATTCACTGGAATGTGGTGGGCCCCAACTTTATTGGTGTGCACGAGATGATCGACCCGCAGGTCGAGGCGGTGCGCGGCTACGCGGATGACGTCGCCGAACGCATTGCGGCGCTGGGCGCGTCGCCGAAGGGCACGCCGAACGCCATCATCAACGACCGGGACTGGGACGACTACTCGGTGGGCCGCGACACGGTTCAGGCCCACCTGGCCGCGCTGGACCTGGTCTACACCGGTGTGATCGAGGACATCCGCAAGGCCATCGACGAGACCGACGAACTCGACCAGGTCACCCAAGACCTGCTGATCGGCCAGGCCGGGCAGCTGGAGAAGTTCCAGTGGTTCGTCCGGGCGCACCTGGAGAGCGCGGGCGGGAAACTCGCCCACGAGGGTGCCAGCAGCGAGAAGAGTGCGGCGGACGCAGCGCGGGGCTGA
- a CDS encoding nuclear transport factor 2 family protein: MSGPEFPKSELAAAFAQFEQTVARAAETHDWDAWVQHYTPDVEYIEHAAGTMHGRDEVRTWIKRTMTTFPGSHMVEFPSLWSVIDEPTGRIIMELDNPMRDPGDGSVITATNISIITYAGDGLWRRQEDIYNPLRFVQAALKWCRKAQEFGNLDDDAAAFLKQYGGAQ, from the coding sequence GTGAGCGGCCCGGAATTCCCCAAAAGTGAACTGGCGGCGGCCTTCGCGCAGTTCGAACAGACCGTGGCCAGAGCGGCCGAGACGCACGATTGGGACGCCTGGGTGCAGCACTACACGCCCGACGTCGAATACATCGAGCACGCGGCGGGCACCATGCACGGTCGTGACGAGGTGCGCACCTGGATCAAGCGCACGATGACCACCTTCCCGGGCAGCCACATGGTGGAGTTCCCGTCGCTGTGGTCGGTCATCGACGAGCCCACCGGGCGCATCATCATGGAGCTCGACAACCCGATGCGCGATCCAGGCGACGGCAGCGTCATCACCGCGACGAACATCTCGATCATCACCTATGCCGGCGACGGCCTGTGGCGCCGCCAGGAGGATATCTACAACCCGCTGCGCTTCGTGCAGGCCGCGTTGAAGTGGTGCCGCAAGGCCCAGGAGTTCGGCAACCTGGACGACGACGCCGCGGCCTTCCTCAAGCAATACGGGGGTGCGCAGTGA